A single region of the Aquarana catesbeiana isolate 2022-GZ linkage group LG07, ASM4218655v1, whole genome shotgun sequence genome encodes:
- the LOC141102339 gene encoding olfactory receptor 5V1-like: MLNLTKVTVLTLVGLSDHPPTMNGLFVFFLPIYLMTLIINLLIFLLVLTDHHLHTPMYFFLGNLAFLDMSYSTVTAPRMLFDLVTKSRSIALSACIAQVFFYAYFTSSELFLLSVMSYDRYIAICHPLHYKLYMSWRVCSNMALSVWVAGCSLSLVHTLYLLRLSFCGPTSIYNFFCDVPHLFQITCTDPFENLVAVFLTGASLGLGAFLLTFLPYVYIFRTILRIRSKTGKKKAFSTCTSHLTVVFIFYGSLIFIYLVPTSSNMFNLNKMFSVISALINPLLNPLIYSLRNKDLMEALMRSHYYIKLIKGLS, from the coding sequence ACTCTTGTGGGTCTATCAGACCATCCACCAACCATGAATGGACTTTTTGTATTCTTCCTCCCAATCTACTTGATGACTCTTATCATAAACCttcttatttttttactggttCTTACCGATCATCATTTGCACAcaccaatgtatttttttcttggcAATTTGGCCTTTCTAGACATGTCTTATTCAACGGTGACTGCACCAAGGATGCTCTTTGACTTGGTCACCAAAAGCAGATCAATTGCCCTTTCTGCCTGTATAGCCCAAGTCTTCTTCTATGCCTATTTTACTAGCTCAGAACTCTTCTTGCTCTCAGTTATGTCCTATGACCGGTACATTGCCATCTGTCACCCTCTACATTACAAACTATATATGTCTTGGAGAGTATGTTCTAATATGGCCTTGTCGGTCTGGGTTGCAGGATGTTCTCTCTCTTTGGTTCATACTTTATATTTGCTCAGGTTGTCCTTCTGTGGACCAACTTCCATCTACAACTTCTTTTGTGACGTTCCACACTTGTTTCAAATTACATGTACTGACCCCTTCGAAAACTTGGTGGCCGTATTCTTAACAGGTGCTAGTCTTGGATTGGGAGCCTTTCTTTTGACCTTTCTTCCCTATGTCTATATTTTCAGGACCATTCTCAGAATCCGTAGCAAGACTGGGAAGAAGAAAGCATTCTCCACCTGCACATCACACCTCACCGTGGTCTTCATCTTTTATGgatctttaatttttatttacttggTTCCCACTTCCAGCAATATGTTCAATTTAAACAAAATGTTTTCAGTCATATCTGCCCTCATTAACCCCTTGCTGAATCCTCTGATCTACAGCCTGAGGAACAAAGATCTCATGGAGGCACTCATGAGGTCCCATTATTACATAAAGTTAATAAAGGGGTTAAGCTGA
- the LOC141102340 gene encoding olfactory receptor 2A12-like — MRNLTKVTVLTLVGLSDHPPTMNLLFVFFFLIYLMTLITNLLIFFLVLTDYHLHNPMYFFLANLAFLDMSYSTSTAPRMLFDLVTKKRSISIPACIAQVFFFLYFTSSELFLLSTMSYDRYIAICHPLHYQLIMSWKACTRMASLVWVAGCSLSLIHTLFLLRLSFCGPTSIHNFFCDLPHLFKITCTDPFINIMVIFVAGASLGLGVILLTFLPYFRIFSTILRIRTKKGKMKAFSTCSSHLTVVSILFGSLIFIYFVPSSSDMYNSNKLFSVISALINPLLNPLIYSLRNKDLMEALMRFLCHIKSIKGLS, encoded by the coding sequence ATGAGGAATCTCACAAAGGTTACCGTTCTTACTCTTGTGGGTCTATCAGACCATCCACCAACCATGAATTTACTTTTTGTATTCTTCTTCCTGATCTATCTGATGACTCTTATCACAAACCTTCTTATATTTTTCTTGGTCCTCACTGACTACCATCTGCACaacccaatgtatttttttcttgccaATTTGGCTTTTCTGGACATGTCCTATTCCACATCGACTGCACCAAGGATGCTCTTTGATTTGGTCACAAAAAAACGATCAATATCTATCCCTGCCTGTATAGCTCAAGTTTTCTTCTTTCTCTACTTTACTAGCTCAGAACTCTTCTTACTCTCAACTATGTCCTATGACCGCTACATCGCCATCTGCCACCCCCTACATTACCAACTAATTATGTCTTGGAAGGCCTGCACTCGTATGGCCTCTCTGGTCTGGGTTGCAGGATGTTCCCTGTCTTTGATTCATACTCTTTTTTTGCTCAGGTTGTCCTTCTGTGGCCCAACTTCCATCCACAACTTTTTTTGTGACCTTCCACACTTGTTTAAAATTACATGTACTGACCCCTTCATAAACATAATGGTCATATTCGTAGCAGGTGCCAGTCTTGGGTTAGGAGTCATTCTTTTGACCTTTCTTCCCTATTTCCGTATTTTCAGTACCATCCTCAGAATCCGTACCAAGAAGGGAAAgatgaaagcattctccacctgtTCATCACACCTCACCGTGGTCTCCATCTTATTTGGCTCCTTAATTTTCATTTACTTTGTTCCCTCCTCCAGCGATATGTACAATTCAAACAAACTGTTTTCAGTCATATCTGCCCTCATTAACCCATTGCTGAATCCTCTGATCTACAGCCTGAGGAACAAGGACCTTATGGAGGCACTCATGAGGTTTTTATGTCATATAAAGTCGATAAAGGGGTTAAGTTGA
- the LOC141102473 gene encoding olfactory receptor 1G1-like translates to MKNLTEITSFLLIGLSDRPSTISVLFVAFLHIYLMTLIINLLIIYLVFTDSQLHNPMYFFLGNLAFLDTSYSSVTAPKMLYDLVTKNRSITIPACTTQIFFFIYFACAELFLLSAMSYDRFVAICHPLRYVQIMSKRFCAYMASVVWVLSFFYSLVHTLFSLRLTFCGPNTIHNFFCDLPHLFQISCTDTYINILVILIVGGVLGLGAFAITFLPYVHIFNTVLRIQTKFGKMKAFSTCTSHLAVVFIFYGSIIFIYFIPTTSNLFTVNRVVSVLYALVNPLLNPLIYSIRNKDLKRALLKALQCLNKLNR, encoded by the coding sequence ATGAAAAACCTCACCGAGATTACCAGTTTTCTTCTTATTGGCCTATCTGACCGTCCATCAACCATAAGTGTCTTGTTTGTGGCCTTTCTCCACATCTATCTAATGACTCTCATCATTAACCTTCTAATTATCTATTTGGTCTTCACAGATTCTCAGCTTCACAACCCGATGTATTTCTTTCTCGGAAACTTGGCTTTTTTAGACACGTCCTACTCATCAGTGACCGCACCAAAGATGCTCTACGACCTGGTCACCAAAAACCGATCAATAACCATTCCCGCCTGTACTACGCAAATCTTTTTCTTTATCTACTTTGCTTGTGCAGAGCTCTTCTTGCTCTCGGCTATGTCCTACGACCGGTTTGTAGCCATCTGTCACCCTCTACGTTATGTACAAATTATGTCCAAGAGGTTCTGCGCTTATATGGCCTCCGTGGTTTGGGTTCTTAGTTTTTTTTATTCCTTGGTCCATACATTGTTTTCCCTCAGGTTGACCTTCTGTGGTCCAAACACCATCCACAACTTCTTCTGTGATCTTCCACACTTGTTTCAGATTTCATGCACTGACACTTACATCAATATATTAGTCATATTGATTGTTGGTGGCGTTCTTGGGTTAGGAGCCTTCGCCATCACCTTTCTTCCATATGTCCATATCTTCAATACGGTTCTCAGGATTCAAACCAAATTTGGAAAGATGAAGGCTTTCTCCACCTGCACGTCTCACCTTGCCGTGGTCTTCATCTTTTACGGATCAATTATTTTCATTTACTTCATCCCCACAACCAGTAATCTGTTTACTGTTAACAGGGTGGTGTCTGTGTTGTATGCCCTTGTTAACCCcttacttaaccccttgatctacAGTATAAGGAACAAAGACCTTAAGAGAGCACTTCTCAAAGCTTTGCAGTGCCTCAACAAGCTAAATCGATga